In Eucalyptus grandis isolate ANBG69807.140 chromosome 4, ASM1654582v1, whole genome shotgun sequence, the following proteins share a genomic window:
- the LOC104440717 gene encoding cationic amino acid transporter 1, with amino-acid sequence MGDAGGGTMRRRRACSCSKGDFLPEESFRSWGNYWGALRETPARLRDRVLSRSLETTELHEVKAQSGHEMKRTLTWWDLMWFGIGAVIGAGIFVLTGQETKEGAGPAVVLSYVVSGVSAMLSVFCYTEFAVEIPVAGGSFAYLRVELGDFVAFIAAGNILLEYVIGGAAVARSWTSYFATLLNHDPSDFVITVHSLAKDYNELDPIAVGVCCIICAFAVLSTKGSSRLNYIASIVHILVIIFIIVAGLTKANTQNYTPFAPFGARGVFKASAVLFFAYVGFDAVSTMAEETKNPARDIPIGLVGSMVVVTVAYCVMVITLCLMQPYDQIDVDAPFSLAFKAVGMDWAKYVVAFGALKGMTTVLLVGAVGQARYLTHIARTHMMPPWFAKVNEKTGTPVNATVTMLAATAVIAFFTKLNILSNLLSISTLFIFMLVAVALLVRRYYVSGVTKPADRNKLIICISLIVGSSIATAAYWGLSEHGWIGYVITVPIWFLATVALRVFVPHARDPKLWGVPLVPWLPSASIAINIFLLGSIDRASFERFGLWTALLLLYYFFFGLHASYDTAKESAETRGKAGVKWKNVEEGHVSSTTHAGPGSEAPAIPST; translated from the exons ATGGGAGACGCCGGCGGAGGAacgatgaggaggaggagggcgtgCTCGTGCTCGAAGGGCGACTTCCTCCCGGAAGAATCCTTCAGGAGCTGGGGGAACTACTGGGGCGCCCTCAGGGAGACCCCTGCACGGCTCCGGGACCGGGTCCTCAGCCGGTCCCTGGAGACGACGGAGCTCCATGAGGTGAAGGCCCAGAGCGGGCACGAGATGAAGCGGACGCTGACGTGGTGGGACCTCATGTGGTTCGGGATCGGGGCGGTCATCGGCGCCGGCATCTTCGTGCTCACGGGGCAAGAGACGAAAGAGGGGGCCGGCCCCGCCGTCGTGCTCTCCTACGTGGTCTCGGGCGTATCGGCCATGCTCTCCGTCTTCTGCTACACGGAGTTCGCCGTGGAAATACCAGTGGCAG GAGGGTCATTTGCCTACTTAAGAGTGGAGCTTGGGGACTTCGTGGCCTTCATCGCGGCAGGTAACATCCTGCTCGAGTACGTGATCGGTGGCGCCGCCGTCGCACGCTCCTGGACGTCCTACTTCGCCACCCTCCTCAACCATGACCCCAGTGACTTTGTCATCACGGTCCACAGCCTGGCCAAAGACTACAACGAACTCGACCCCATCGCAGTTGGCGTCTGTTGCATCATCTGCGCCTTTGCGGTCCTCAGCACCAAGGGCTCGTCCCGCCTGAACTACATCGCCTCCATCGTGCACATCCTGGTgatcatcttcatcatcgtcGCCGGCCTCACGAAGGCCAACACACAAAATTACACCCCGTTCGCACCATTTGGCGCCCGTGGCGTTTTCAAGGCCTCAGCCGTGCTGTTCTTTGCGTATGTCGGCTTCGACGCCGTGTCCACGATGGCAGAGGAGACTAAGAACCCCGCGCGGGACATCCCGATCGGTCTGGTAGGGTCCATGGTTGTTGTTACCGTTGCGTATTGCGTGATGGTCATCACACTGTGCCTGATGCAGCCGTACGACCAGATCGATGTAGATGCTCCGTTCTCGCTTGCCTTCAAGGCGGTTGGGATGGACTGGGCCAAGTACGTCGTCGCCTTCGGGGCGCTCAAGGGCATGACCACGGTGCTGCTCGTTGGGGCCGTCGGGCAGGCCCGGTACCTCACCCACATTGCCAGGACGCACATGATGCCCCCCTGGTTTGCCAAAGTCAACGAGAAGACCGGGACGCCCGTGAACGCGACGGTGACGATGCTTGCGGCAACTGCGGTCATCGCCTTCTTCACGAAGCTCAACATCCTGTCCAACCTCCTCTCCATCTCCACACTGTTCATCTTCATGCTCGTGGCGGTTGCCCTCCTAGTGCGCCGGTACTATGTCAGCGGGGTCACAAAGCCTGCCGACCGCAACAAGCTCATCATCTGCATCTCGCTCATAGTCGGGTCTTCAATCGCAACCGCCGCTTACTGGGGCCTCAGCGAGCATGGCTGGATCGGGTATGTGATCACGGTACCAATCTGGTTCCTGGCGACCGTGGCACTGAGAGTATTTGTCCCACACGCCCGGGACCCAAAGCTATGGGGCGTCCCGCTGGTCCCCTGGCTGCCATCGGCCTCGATTGCCATCAACATATTCCTGCTCGGGTCGATAGACCGGGCATCATTCGAGCGGTTCGGGCTGTGGACTGCGCTCTTGCTGTTGTACTACTTCTTCTTCGGGCTGCATGCTTCCTATGACACAGCCAAGGAGAGTGCAGAGACCAGGGGAAAGGCTGGCGTAAAGTGGAAGAACGTTGAGGAAGGGCATGTGAGCTCCACAACACATGCAGGTCCTGGCAGCGAAGCTCCTGCCATTCCTAGTACTTAA
- the LOC104440716 gene encoding cationic amino acid transporter 1, whose amino-acid sequence MEGAKDARGERTARRRVCSCSKDDFLPEESFRSWGNYWGALKETPARLQDRLLTRSLETTELHEVRARSQHEMKRTLMWWDLIWFGIGAVIGAGIFVLTGLQTKEHAGPAIVLSFVVSGVSAMLSVFCYTEFAVEIPVAGGSFAYLRVELGDFMAFVAAGNIILEYLIGGAAVARSWTSYFATLLNHKPEDFLIKAHGLADGYNELDPIAVCICGIVCVFAVLSTKGSSRLNYIASIVHILVIVFIIVAGLTKADTANYTPFTPFNSRGIFKASAVLFFAYVGFDAVSTMAEETKNPARDIPIGLIGSMVMTTIAYCSMVITLCLMQPYYQIDTHAPFSVAFKAVGMDWAKYIVAFGALEGMTTALLTGAVGLARYVTHIARTHMMPPWFAKVNEKTGTPVNATVVMLSATAVIAFFTKMDILADLLSISTLFIFMLVAVALLVRRYYVNGVTKPADRNKLIVCLSLMVGSSIATATYWGLSEHGWVGYVVTVPIWFLATVALRVLVPQARKPKLWGVPLVPWLPSASIAINIFLLGSINRASFERFGLWTGFLLLYYYFFGLHASYDTAKESGETKGKDGLEWKKVEEGNVNSTTNAGPGSEASAIPST is encoded by the exons ATGGAAGGAGCCAAGGATGCACGTGGTGAACGAACTGCGAGGAGGAGGGTGTGCTCTTGCTCAAAGGATGACTTCCTCCCTGAAGAATCCTTCAGGAGCTGGGGAAATTACTGGGGCGCGCTCAAGGAGACGCCGGCCCGCCTACAGGACCGACTCCTGACCCGGTCCCTCGAGACGACAGAGCTCCATGAGGTCAGGGCCCGGAGCCAGCATGAGATGAAGCGGACACTGATGTGGTGGGACCTGATCTGGTTTGGGATTGGGGCAGTCATCGGCGCTGGCATCTTCGTGCTCACTGGCCTCCAGACGAAGGAACATGCCGGCCCTGCGATCGTGCTCTCCTTTGTGGTCTCCGGTGTATCGGCTATGCTCTCAGTCTTCTGTTACACTGAATTCGCAGTAGAAATACCGGTGGCAG GTGGATCATTTGCCTACTTGAGAGTGGAGCTGGGAGACTTCATGGCCTTCGTTGCGGCTGGCAACATCATACTCGAATATTTGATCGGTGGTGCTGCCGTCGCGCGCTCCTGGACATCCTACTTCGCCACTCTCCTCAACCACAAACCCGAGGACTTCCTCATCAAGGCCCATGGCCTTGCTGATGGCTACAACGAACTCGACCCCATCGCCGTGTGCATCTGCGGCATCGTCTGCGTCTTTGCAGTCCTCAGCACCAAGGGCTCGTCCCGCCTAAACTACATCGCCTCCATCGTGCACATCCTGGTGATCGTCTTCATCATTGTGGCAGGCCTCACAAAGGCCGACACGGCCAATTACACCCCGTTCACACCCTTCAATTCCCGCGGCATCTTCAAGGCCTCAGCCGTCCTGTTCTTCGCATATGTTGGGTTCGATGCTGTGTCCACGATGGCGGAGGAGACCAAGAACCCTGCGCGGGACATCCCGATCGGCCTGATTGGGTCCATGGTTATGACTACAATTGCATATTGCTCAATGGTCATCACACTGTGCCTGATGCAGCCGTACTACCAGATCGATACACATGCCCCATTCTCGGTCGCGTTCAAGGCAGTTGGGATGGACTGGGCCAAGTACATCGTTGCCTTCGGCGCACTCGAGGGCATGACAACAGCGCTGCTCACCGGGGCCGTGGGGCTGGCCCGGTACGTCACGCACATTGCCAGGACGCACATGATGCCACCCTGGTTCGCCAAGGTCAACGAGAAGACCGGGACGCCCGTGAACGCCACCGTTGTGATGCTCTCGGCAACAGCGGTCATCGCCTTCTTCACAAAGATGGACATTCTGGCCGACCTCCTCTCCATCTCCACATTGTTCATCTTCATGCTTGTGGCAGTCGCCCTCCTAGTGCGCCGCTACTACGTCAACGGGGTCACCAAGCCTGCAGACCGCAACAAGCTCATTGTCTGCCTCTCGCTCATGGTTGGATCTTCGATTGCAACGGCCACTTATTGGGGCCTCAGCGAGCATGGCTGGGTCGGGTATGTGGTCACGGTACCAATCTGGTTCCTAGCGACTGTGGCATTGAGGGTGCTTGTCCCGCAGGCTCGGAAGCCAAAACTATGGGGTGTGCCGCTGGTCCCTTGGCTGCCGTCGGCCTCGATTGCCATCAACATATTCCTGCTTGGGTCGATAAACCGAGCATCATTTGAGCGGTTCGGGCTGTGGACTGGGTTCTTGTTGCTGTACTACTACTTCTTTGGGCTACATGCTTCGTATGACACAGCCAAGGAGAGTGGAGAGACCAAGGGCAAGGATGGCTTGGAGTGGAAGAAGGTCGAGGAAGGGAATGTGAACTCCACAACAAATGCAGGCCCTGGCAGTGAAGCTTCTGCCATTCCTAGTACTTAA
- the LOC104440718 gene encoding proteasome subunit beta type-2-A codes for MECVFGLVGDGFAIVAADTSAVHSILVHKSNEDKIMVLDSHKLVAASGEPGDRVQFTEYIQKNVALYQFRNGIPLTTPAAANFTRGELATALRKNPYFVNILMAGYDKEIGPSLYFIDYIATLHKVDKGAFGYGSYFSLSIMDRHYHSGMSLEEAIGLVDKCIMEIRSRLVVAPPNFVIKIVDKDGAREYAWRESLKDVSATSA; via the exons ATGGAGTGCGTGTTCGGCCTCGTCGGCGACGGGTTCGCCATCGTCGCCGCCGACACGTCGGCGGTCCACAGCATCTTGGTCCACAAGTCCAACGAGGACAAGATCATGGTGCTCGACTCCCACAAGCTCGTCGCCGCCAGCGGCGAGCCCGGCGACAG AGTCCAGTTCACGGAGTATATACAGAAGAACGTGGCGCTGTATCAGTTCAGGAACGGGATCCCTCTGACGACCCCGGCCGCTGCCAACTTCACGCGAGGCGAGCTCGCCACTGCCCTGAGGAAG AATCCGTATTTTGTTAACATTCTTATGGCTGGTTATGACAAGGAGATTGGTCCTTCCCTCTATTTCATCGACTACATTGCCACCCTCCACAAGGTAGATAAGGGTGCATTCGGTTATGGATCCTACTTCTCCCTTTCCATAATGGACAGACATTACCACAGCGGCATGTCGCTTGAAGAAGCCATAGGTCTGGTTGACAAGTGCATCATGGAGATCAGATCCCGTTTGGTCGTGGCGCCTCCAAACTTTGTGATCAAGATTGTTGATAAGGATGGTGCGCGAGAGTATGCTTGGCGTGAGTCTCTCAAGGACGTCTCCGCGACTTCTGCTTGA